One window of Streptomyces sp. NBC_00273 genomic DNA carries:
- a CDS encoding recombinase family protein, protein MNVTIYVRLSLDQRGDELGVQRQADECRAFAESRGWTVREVIADNDISATSGKVRPGFERLLASKPEAILCWHTDRLIRKTEDLERVIDLSVNVHAIHAGHLDLSTPAGRATARTVTAWATYEGEQKALRQKASNLQAAKNGTPHKAGIRPFGYADDYVTVVEDEAEAIRKGAAMILQGETLAAVARHWTGLGLLAPRSSSGKAKSGAEGWGVGGVKKVLISPRYIAQATYLGEVVGEGQWPAILDEASHYALVSALTNPKRFTGGARTGSAPQTLLAGLAACSKCGETVRGGMYRGTPVYRCGQKHVRVPRELADKRAGNAVLARLAFPDFLPSVLAARQEQGDDSAHLHQEAQTLRERLDGLAVAYASGAITLSQMTAGTEAIRARLDGIDEKLSGIPGLPPIDPVRGIAHLIQDWPNTPLPVRRAWVKFVTTITMHPNGFRKAAKMTVDDYMTVEWNHVADDEE, encoded by the coding sequence GTGAACGTCACCATCTACGTACGACTCAGCCTCGATCAACGCGGCGACGAGTTGGGTGTTCAGCGACAGGCGGACGAGTGCCGAGCGTTCGCGGAGTCGCGAGGGTGGACGGTGCGGGAGGTCATCGCAGACAACGACATCAGCGCCACCTCGGGCAAGGTGCGACCGGGGTTCGAGCGGCTGTTGGCATCCAAGCCTGAAGCGATCCTCTGTTGGCACACTGACCGGCTCATCCGCAAGACCGAGGATCTTGAACGCGTCATCGACCTGAGCGTGAACGTTCACGCCATCCATGCCGGACACCTTGACCTGTCGACCCCTGCTGGTAGGGCCACGGCCCGCACGGTCACGGCATGGGCGACGTACGAGGGCGAGCAGAAGGCGCTACGACAGAAGGCGAGCAACCTTCAGGCGGCGAAGAACGGCACACCCCACAAGGCAGGCATCCGCCCCTTTGGGTACGCCGACGACTACGTGACCGTGGTCGAGGACGAGGCGGAAGCGATCCGTAAGGGCGCTGCGATGATCCTTCAGGGCGAGACTTTGGCGGCCGTCGCTCGCCACTGGACTGGCCTTGGTCTCCTCGCTCCCCGTTCGTCGTCCGGCAAGGCGAAGAGCGGGGCGGAGGGGTGGGGAGTCGGGGGAGTGAAGAAGGTGCTCATCTCCCCTCGGTACATCGCTCAGGCCACTTACCTGGGCGAAGTGGTGGGCGAGGGTCAGTGGCCCGCGATCCTGGACGAGGCGTCTCACTACGCCCTCGTATCGGCACTGACGAACCCGAAGCGGTTCACGGGCGGCGCCCGTACCGGCTCGGCCCCTCAGACCCTCCTCGCCGGTCTGGCTGCCTGCTCGAAGTGCGGGGAGACCGTACGGGGCGGCATGTACCGAGGAACCCCGGTCTACCGGTGCGGGCAGAAGCATGTGCGGGTACCGCGAGAGCTGGCCGACAAGCGAGCCGGTAACGCCGTCCTCGCTCGGCTCGCCTTCCCCGACTTCCTGCCCTCGGTCCTCGCCGCTCGACAGGAGCAGGGCGACGACTCAGCCCACCTTCACCAGGAAGCGCAGACCCTGCGGGAACGGCTCGATGGATTGGCCGTGGCCTACGCCTCGGGCGCCATCACCCTGTCGCAGATGACGGCCGGTACCGAGGCGATCCGGGCCCGACTGGACGGCATCGACGAGAAGCTGTCTGGCATCCCTGGACTGCCGCCGATCGATCCTGTGAGGGGGATTGCTCACCTGATTCAGGACTGGCCGAACACTCCTCTCCCAGTCCGTCGAGCCTGGGTCAAGTTCGTCACCACGATCACGATGCACCCGAACGGCTTCAGAAAGGCGGCGAAGATGACCGTGGACGACTACATGACCGTGGAGTGGAACCACGTGGCCGACGACGAGGAGTGA
- a CDS encoding cytidine deaminase, whose protein sequence is MTDSTGIDPEDSKIITLARSARARNGVPEGAAVRDETGRTYVAGTVELDSLKLSALQTAVAMAVASGARSLEAAAVVSTADAPAEADRAAVRDLGGPDTPVLLAAPDGSLKSSTPAGP, encoded by the coding sequence ATGACCGACAGCACCGGGATCGACCCCGAGGACAGCAAGATCATCACGCTGGCGCGCAGCGCCCGGGCCCGCAACGGGGTGCCCGAGGGGGCGGCGGTGCGGGACGAGACGGGCCGCACGTACGTCGCCGGGACGGTGGAGCTCGACTCCCTGAAGCTGAGCGCGCTGCAGACCGCGGTCGCGATGGCGGTGGCGAGCGGTGCGCGGTCCTTGGAGGCCGCGGCCGTCGTCAGCACGGCCGACGCCCCGGCCGAGGCCGATCGCGCGGCCGTCCGTGACCTCGGTGGTCCGGACACCCCGGTCCTGCTGGCGGCCCCGGACGGCAGCCTGAAGTCCAGCACCCCGGCCGGCCCCTAG
- the ybeY gene encoding rRNA maturation RNase YbeY, translated as MSIDVNNESGTEVDEQAILDIARYALTRMRIHPLSELSVIVIDEDAMEQLHIQWMDLPGPTDVMSFPMDELRPPTKDDEEPPQGLLGDIVLCPEVAKRQGEEAPTQHSMDEELQLLTVHGVLHLLGYDHEEPDEKAEMFGLQAAIVDGWRGERGITGPSPAPTVS; from the coding sequence ATGTCGATCGACGTCAACAACGAGTCCGGAACCGAGGTCGACGAGCAGGCGATCCTCGACATCGCCCGCTACGCGCTCACCCGGATGCGGATCCACCCGCTCTCCGAGCTCTCCGTCATCGTCATCGACGAGGACGCCATGGAGCAGCTCCACATCCAGTGGATGGATCTGCCCGGTCCGACCGACGTCATGTCCTTCCCGATGGACGAGCTCCGTCCGCCGACCAAGGACGACGAGGAGCCCCCGCAGGGGCTCCTCGGCGACATCGTGCTCTGCCCCGAGGTCGCCAAGAGGCAGGGCGAGGAAGCCCCGACGCAGCACTCCATGGACGAGGAGCTCCAGCTCCTGACCGTCCACGGAGTGCTGCACCTGCTCGGCTACGACCACGAGGAGCCGGACGAGAAGGCCGAGATGTTCGGCCTCCAGGCGGCCATCGTCGACGGCTGGCGCGGTGAGCGCGGCATCACCGGTCCGTCCCCGGCTCCGACCGTCTCGTGA
- a CDS encoding hemolysin family protein, translating into MNAPQLITGAVLLVVVAWFAACAESGIARISSFRAEQAVREGRRGSEKLAQVAGDPTRYLNVALLVRVTCEMAAGVLVTYVCLDEFGENWTALLVAIAVMVLVSFVAVGVSPRTIGRQHPLNTATAAAYVLVPLARIMGPIPQLLILIGNALTPGKGFRKGPFASEAELRAMVDLAEKESLIEDDERRMVHQVFELGDTLVREVMVPRTDLVCIERYKTVRQATTLALRSGFSRIPVTGENEDDIVGIVYLKDLVRKTHISREAEADLVSTAMRAAVFVPDTKNAGDLLREMQQVRNHVAVVIDEYGGTAGIVTIEDILEEIVGEITDEYDRELPPVEDLGEDRYRVTARLDITDLGELFKVEAFDDEDVETVGGLLAKALGRVPIAGASSVVELPDGRPLRLTAESPAGRRNKIVTVLVEPVAAAEAAGEEGE; encoded by the coding sequence GTGAACGCCCCCCAGCTGATCACCGGGGCGGTGCTGCTGGTGGTGGTGGCCTGGTTCGCGGCCTGCGCCGAGTCCGGCATCGCCCGCATCTCCAGCTTCCGGGCCGAGCAGGCCGTGCGGGAGGGCCGGCGCGGGAGCGAGAAGCTGGCCCAGGTCGCCGGCGACCCCACCCGCTACCTCAACGTGGCCCTGCTCGTCCGGGTCACGTGCGAGATGGCGGCCGGGGTGCTCGTCACCTACGTCTGCCTCGACGAGTTCGGCGAGAACTGGACCGCGCTGCTCGTGGCCATCGCCGTCATGGTGCTCGTCTCCTTCGTCGCCGTGGGCGTCTCCCCGCGCACGATCGGCCGCCAGCACCCGCTGAACACGGCGACCGCGGCCGCGTACGTCCTCGTACCGCTGGCCCGGATCATGGGGCCGATCCCGCAGCTGCTGATCCTCATCGGAAACGCGCTCACGCCCGGGAAGGGCTTCCGCAAGGGGCCCTTCGCCTCCGAGGCCGAGCTGCGCGCGATGGTGGACCTCGCGGAGAAGGAATCGCTGATCGAAGACGACGAGCGCCGCATGGTGCACCAGGTCTTCGAGCTCGGCGACACGCTGGTGCGCGAGGTGATGGTGCCGCGCACCGACCTCGTCTGCATCGAGCGGTACAAGACGGTCCGTCAGGCGACCACGCTCGCGCTGCGGTCCGGCTTCTCCCGCATCCCGGTGACCGGGGAGAACGAGGACGACATAGTCGGGATCGTCTACCTGAAGGACCTCGTCCGCAAGACGCACATCAGCCGGGAGGCCGAGGCCGACCTGGTCTCGACCGCGATGCGGGCGGCCGTCTTCGTACCGGACACCAAGAACGCGGGCGATCTGCTGCGCGAGATGCAGCAGGTGCGCAACCACGTGGCCGTCGTCATCGACGAGTACGGCGGCACGGCCGGCATCGTCACCATCGAGGACATCCTCGAAGAGATCGTCGGAGAGATCACCGACGAGTACGACCGGGAGCTCCCGCCGGTCGAGGACCTCGGCGAGGACCGCTACCGGGTCACCGCGCGGCTGGACATCACCGACCTCGGTGAGCTGTTCAAGGTCGAGGCCTTCGACGACGAGGACGTGGAGACGGTCGGCGGACTGCTGGCGAAGGCGCTGGGGCGGGTGCCGATCGCGGGTGCCTCCTCGGTGGTGGAACTGCCCGACGGGCGTCCGTTGCGGCTGACCGCCGAATCCCCGGCGGGTCGACGGAACAAGATCGTGACGGTCCTGGTGGAACCGGTGGCCGCGGCGGAGGCCGCGGGGGAGGAGGGGGAATGA
- a CDS encoding PhoH family protein produces the protein MTQTPTAHIPAPGQARAHFTVPATHPMVTVLGSGDALLRVIEKAFPKADIHVRGNQVSAIGAAAEVALIQRLFDEMMLVLRTGQSMTEDAVERSIAMLKASGNGNGDGPAETPAEVLTQNILSSRGRTIRPKTLNQKRYVDAIDKNTIVFGIGPAGTGKTYLAMAKAVQALQSKQVSRIILTRPAVEAGERLGFLPGTLFDKIDPYLRPLYDALHDMIDPDSIPRLMAAGTIEVAPLAYMRGRTLNDAFVVLDEAQNTTAEQMKMFLTRLGFDSKIVVTGDVTQIDLPGGAKSGLRQVQEILEGLPDIHFSRLTSEDVVRHKLVGRIVDAYEKYDDGQQASNGHQRK, from the coding sequence ATGACTCAGACACCGACAGCCCACATCCCCGCGCCGGGGCAGGCGCGAGCCCACTTCACCGTTCCGGCCACGCACCCGATGGTGACCGTGCTCGGCTCGGGTGACGCCCTGTTGCGCGTGATCGAGAAGGCCTTCCCGAAGGCCGACATCCATGTTCGGGGCAATCAGGTCAGCGCGATCGGTGCAGCGGCGGAAGTCGCCCTGATCCAGCGACTTTTCGACGAGATGATGCTGGTGCTCCGCACCGGGCAGTCGATGACGGAGGACGCAGTGGAACGCTCGATCGCCATGCTCAAGGCGAGCGGCAACGGCAACGGCGACGGGCCTGCCGAGACGCCCGCGGAGGTGCTCACCCAGAACATCCTCTCCAGCCGCGGCCGCACCATCCGACCCAAGACCCTCAACCAGAAGCGGTACGTCGACGCGATCGACAAGAACACGATCGTCTTCGGCATCGGCCCCGCCGGTACCGGCAAGACCTACCTCGCCATGGCCAAGGCCGTCCAGGCCCTGCAGTCCAAGCAGGTCAGCCGGATCATCCTGACCCGGCCCGCCGTCGAGGCGGGGGAGCGGCTCGGTTTCCTGCCGGGCACGCTCTTCGACAAGATCGACCCGTACCTGCGACCGCTCTACGACGCGCTGCACGACATGATCGACCCCGACTCGATCCCGCGGCTGATGGCGGCGGGCACGATCGAGGTGGCCCCCCTGGCGTACATGCGCGGACGCACGCTCAATGATGCGTTCGTCGTCCTCGACGAGGCGCAGAACACGACCGCCGAGCAGATGAAGATGTTCCTGACCCGGCTCGGGTTCGACTCGAAGATCGTCGTCACCGGTGACGTCACCCAGATCGACCTGCCGGGTGGCGCCAAGAGCGGTCTGCGCCAGGTCCAGGAGATCCTCGAAGGGCTCCCGGACATCCACTTCTCGCGGCTCACGTCCGAGGATGTCGTCCGGCACAAGCTGGTCGGCCGTATCGTCGACGCGTACGAGAAGTACGACGACGGCCAGCAGGCCTCGAACGGCCACCAGCGGAAGTAG
- a CDS encoding MmcQ/YjbR family DNA-binding protein has product MTPEQLRAFCLGFNAAVEEFPFTPETSVFKVLGKVFALSALDADPLKVNLKCDPELAVRLREEHEAIVPGYHMNKRHWNTVTVGGPGGLPERLVRELVEDSYDLVVAGLPKAERLRLDRP; this is encoded by the coding sequence ATGACCCCGGAGCAACTGCGCGCGTTCTGCCTGGGCTTCAACGCGGCGGTGGAGGAGTTCCCCTTCACCCCGGAGACCTCGGTGTTCAAGGTGCTGGGCAAGGTGTTCGCGCTGTCGGCGCTGGACGCGGACCCGCTCAAGGTCAACCTCAAGTGCGACCCGGAGCTGGCGGTGCGGCTGCGCGAGGAGCACGAGGCGATCGTGCCGGGCTACCACATGAACAAGCGGCACTGGAACACGGTGACCGTGGGCGGACCGGGCGGCCTGCCCGAGCGGCTGGTGCGGGAGCTGGTGGAGGACTCGTACGACCTGGTGGTCGCGGGTCTGCCGAAGGCGGAGCGGCTGCGGCTGGACCGGCCGTAG